The following are encoded in a window of Miltoncostaea marina genomic DNA:
- a CDS encoding polyprenol monophosphomannose synthase: MPTYNEAENVERFVEAVLAVMAGAGIDGHVLVADDGSPDGTGRLADGLADRHPNVRVLHRPRKEGLGPAYRAAFRHAMAQGAELLVEMDCDFSHDPAALPSLIAAAADADVVIGSRYVPGGRVTDWSLPRRAISRFGCVYAKVVLGVHVEDLTSGFKCFRRAVLEEIPLDEVNAAGYGFQIEMTYRALRRGRRVAEVPITFTERTAGTSKMSGRIVWEAAVLVPSLRLRSV, from the coding sequence GTGCCGACCTACAACGAGGCCGAGAACGTGGAGCGCTTCGTCGAGGCGGTGCTCGCCGTGATGGCCGGGGCGGGCATCGACGGCCACGTGCTCGTGGCCGACGACGGCTCGCCCGACGGCACCGGGCGGCTCGCCGACGGGCTGGCCGACCGCCACCCGAACGTGCGCGTGCTGCACCGGCCGCGCAAGGAGGGCCTCGGGCCGGCCTACCGGGCCGCGTTCCGGCACGCCATGGCGCAGGGCGCCGAGCTGCTGGTGGAGATGGACTGCGACTTCTCGCACGACCCGGCGGCGCTGCCGTCGCTGATCGCGGCGGCGGCCGACGCGGACGTGGTGATCGGCTCGCGCTACGTCCCGGGCGGCCGGGTGACCGACTGGAGCCTGCCCCGGCGCGCGATCAGCCGCTTCGGCTGCGTCTACGCGAAGGTCGTGCTGGGCGTCCACGTCGAGGACCTGACGAGCGGCTTCAAGTGCTTCCGCCGCGCGGTGCTCGAGGAGATCCCCCTGGACGAGGTGAACGCCGCCGGGTACGGCTTCCAGATCGAGATGACGTACCGGGCGCTGCGCCGGGGACGGCGCGTGGCCGAGGTGCCGATCACGTTCACCGAGCGCACGGCCGGCACGTCGAAGATGTCCGGGCGCATCGTCTGGGAGGCGGCCGTGCTGGTGCCCTCGCTGCGGTTGCGGTCGGTGTAG
- the rfbC gene encoding dTDP-4-dehydrorhamnose 3,5-epimerase, whose product MRRVESGIPGLVILEPTVHADERGFFVETYRQSLADEAGVGGPWVQENHARSVRGVLRGMHFSVDPGQAKLVRCARGRVLDVAVDLRRGSPAFGRWQAVELDDASARMVHVPAGLAHGYYVLSDVADVVYKCSEYYDPAKERAIAWDDPDVAIAWPGGERIVSDRDRAAPRLADVAGELPFAYAG is encoded by the coding sequence GTGCGACGCGTGGAGTCCGGCATCCCGGGGCTGGTGATCCTCGAGCCGACCGTCCACGCGGATGAGCGCGGCTTCTTCGTCGAGACGTACCGCCAGTCGCTGGCGGACGAGGCCGGGGTCGGCGGGCCGTGGGTGCAGGAGAACCACGCCCGCTCCGTGCGCGGCGTGCTGCGGGGGATGCACTTCTCCGTCGATCCGGGCCAGGCGAAGCTCGTGCGGTGCGCGCGCGGGCGGGTGCTGGACGTGGCGGTCGACCTGCGCAGGGGGTCGCCGGCGTTCGGGCGATGGCAGGCGGTGGAGCTCGACGACGCGTCCGCCCGCATGGTCCACGTGCCCGCGGGCCTCGCGCACGGCTACTACGTGCTCAGCGACGTCGCGGACGTCGTCTACAAGTGCTCCGAGTACTACGACCCCGCCAAGGAGCGGGCGATCGCCTGGGACGACCCGGACGTGGCCATCGCCTGGCCCGGGGGCGAGCGGATCGTCTCGGACCGCGACCGCGCCGCCCCGCGGCTGGCCGACGTCGCCGGCGAGCTGCCGTTCGCCTACGCGGGCTGA
- a CDS encoding glycosyltransferase: MLGTRGIPAAYSGFETAVEHLAGRFSARGHEVTVYCRPHMTERRATHAGARLVHLPTVRSKHLDTLAHTLVSTVHMATRARPDVALYFIAGNAPGAALARLAGVPSVLQIDGLDSERAKWSGPAKAYLRLAERLAPAAATIAVTDSAAVADAYERRYGRRIPWIPYGAEMPDPGDAGQCARLGLEPGRFVLFVGRLVPENNAHLLVEAHRRLGTDWPLVVVGDAPYAEDYIARLRAAAGPDVRFPGYVFGDGYRELVHRCGVMCAPTEVGGTHPVIVEAMAAGAPLLVSDHAPNLEVVGDAAATFPLTGRAGALAEALGALIGDGARRTDLGGRAAARAAERYSWDACADAYLRLCEVVAGRQPA, from the coding sequence ATGCTGGGCACCCGCGGCATCCCGGCCGCGTACAGCGGCTTCGAGACGGCGGTCGAGCACCTGGCCGGGCGCTTCAGCGCCCGCGGGCACGAGGTGACCGTCTACTGCCGCCCGCACATGACCGAGCGTCGCGCCACCCACGCGGGCGCCCGGCTGGTGCACCTGCCGACGGTGCGCTCGAAGCACCTCGACACGCTGGCCCACACGCTGGTCAGCACCGTCCACATGGCGACGCGGGCGCGGCCGGACGTGGCGCTCTACTTCATCGCGGGCAACGCGCCGGGGGCGGCGCTCGCGCGCCTGGCGGGGGTGCCGTCGGTGCTGCAGATCGACGGCCTCGACTCGGAGCGGGCGAAGTGGTCCGGCCCGGCGAAGGCGTACCTGCGGCTGGCCGAGCGGCTCGCGCCCGCCGCGGCCACGATCGCGGTCACCGACTCGGCCGCCGTGGCCGACGCGTACGAGCGCCGCTACGGCCGGCGCATCCCGTGGATCCCGTACGGCGCCGAGATGCCCGACCCCGGCGACGCCGGCCAGTGCGCGCGCCTCGGCCTCGAGCCGGGCCGCTTCGTGCTGTTCGTGGGCCGCCTGGTGCCCGAGAACAACGCGCACCTGCTGGTGGAGGCCCACCGGCGCCTCGGGACGGACTGGCCGCTGGTGGTGGTGGGCGACGCCCCGTACGCCGAGGACTACATCGCCCGGCTGCGCGCGGCCGCCGGCCCGGACGTGCGCTTCCCGGGCTACGTCTTCGGCGACGGCTACCGCGAGCTGGTGCACCGCTGCGGCGTGATGTGCGCGCCGACCGAGGTCGGCGGCACCCACCCGGTGATCGTCGAGGCCATGGCGGCCGGCGCGCCGCTGCTGGTGAGCGACCACGCGCCGAACCTCGAGGTGGTCGGCGACGCGGCGGCGACGTTCCCGCTGACCGGCCGGGCGGGGGCGCTCGCCGAGGCGCTCGGGGCGCTGATCGGCGACGGGGCGCGCCGGACGGACCTCGGCGGCCGCGCCGCCGCCCGGGCGGCGGAGCGCTACTCCTGGGACGCCTGCGCCGACGCCTACCTGCGGCTGTGCGAGGTCGTCGCGGGGCGTCAGCCCGCGTAG
- a CDS encoding glycosyltransferase family 4 protein, which yields MSLVAIDCHMVGQAAAGDAGNARYAATLLAAMAATAPDGDAVAALVATPEGARALERFGRTVGVPANDVARLARAAPRALADLAADAAVFTYVSPGWCPCPVLLAVHDATFMTDPQWLGARARAVLRGLVPRSARRARVVLALSATAAADVARALRLPEHKLRVVSPHPAPVFTPEDPGDAGGAAARVAARFGLGRYCLAVGDLGPRKNLGALGDAVRAVRARGTELELALVGKPGPGGERIAAQSGGRWLGHVDDATLADLYRAAAVTAYPSLYEGFGLPAVEAMACGSPVVASDRGALPEVTGGAAVLTEPSARGIADGLTLALDPGVAGRLRAMGPERAAAYSQAAMGRAAWAAVAEALGPGPGAGRGGGASRGAGAGWGGGWGGGGGAA from the coding sequence ATGAGCCTGGTCGCGATCGACTGCCACATGGTCGGGCAGGCCGCCGCCGGCGACGCCGGCAACGCGCGCTACGCGGCGACGCTGCTGGCGGCGATGGCCGCGACGGCGCCCGACGGCGACGCCGTGGCCGCGCTGGTGGCGACGCCCGAGGGGGCGCGGGCGCTCGAGCGCTTCGGCCGCACGGTCGGCGTGCCCGCCAACGACGTCGCGCGGCTGGCGCGCGCCGCCCCGCGGGCCCTGGCCGACCTGGCGGCGGACGCGGCCGTGTTCACCTACGTGTCGCCCGGCTGGTGCCCGTGCCCGGTGCTGCTGGCCGTGCACGACGCGACCTTCATGACCGACCCGCAGTGGCTCGGCGCGCGGGCCCGGGCGGTCCTGCGCGGGCTGGTGCCGCGCTCGGCGCGCAGGGCGCGCGTCGTGCTCGCCCTGTCGGCCACCGCCGCCGCGGACGTCGCGCGCGCCCTGCGCCTGCCGGAGCACAAGCTGCGGGTGGTGAGCCCGCACCCGGCACCGGTCTTCACGCCGGAGGACCCGGGCGACGCCGGCGGCGCCGCGGCGCGGGTGGCGGCGCGCTTCGGCCTGGGCCGCTACTGCCTGGCGGTCGGCGACCTGGGGCCGCGCAAGAACCTCGGCGCGCTCGGCGACGCGGTGCGGGCGGTGCGGGCCCGCGGGACCGAGCTCGAGCTGGCGCTGGTGGGCAAACCCGGGCCGGGCGGCGAGCGCATCGCGGCCCAGTCGGGCGGGCGGTGGCTGGGGCACGTCGATGACGCGACGCTCGCGGACCTCTACCGGGCGGCGGCGGTGACCGCGTACCCCTCGCTCTACGAGGGCTTCGGGCTGCCGGCGGTCGAGGCGATGGCCTGCGGGAGCCCGGTGGTGGCGAGCGACCGCGGGGCGCTGCCCGAGGTGACCGGGGGCGCCGCAGTGCTGACCGAGCCGTCGGCGCGGGGCATCGCCGACGGGCTCACGCTGGCCCTCGACCCCGGGGTGGCCGGGCGGCTGCGCGCGATGGGACCGGAGCGGGCGGCCGCCTACAGCCAGGCGGCGATGGGCCGGGCGGCGTGGGCGGCGGTGGCCGAGGCGCTCGGCCCCGGCCCCGGTGCCGGGCGGGGCGGGGGCGCGAGCAGGGGCGCGGGCGCGGGCTGGGGCGGGGGCTGGGGCGGGGGCGGGGGCGCCGCGTGA
- a CDS encoding glycosyltransferase yields MPAPALLDATPLAGGHSDRGIGAALRGLLGGLRALPEGERPRLLVREGQPVPEGFAARAVRWPAWPLHRIPDPWPATRGERVARAAAGGAVFHATQPSLVPAGRTVVSCYDMIPAAFWPEYLGGPGRAAQAVAYRRFERRLRQATLVIVPSGETADDVVRLAGVDPGRVRVVPLAAPPAAAPEGPAPAGPYVLYASAIEPHKNAALALEAIAATDPGVRLVMTGPWSARRAARLRGHAARVGAAGRVDWLGLVPAGRLAALRAGAAAVLVPSRKEGFGLPVLEAMTAGVPVLASDTPALREVGGAAAEYLPVADPAPWARAIARLAGDAAERARRGEAGRARAAAFSWQATARAVVAAHREAARG; encoded by the coding sequence ATGCCCGCCCCGGCCCTGCTCGACGCCACGCCGCTCGCGGGCGGCCACTCGGATCGCGGCATCGGCGCCGCCCTCCGGGGGCTGCTCGGCGGCCTGCGCGCCCTCCCCGAGGGCGAGCGACCGCGGCTGCTCGTGCGGGAGGGGCAGCCGGTCCCGGAGGGGTTCGCGGCCCGCGCGGTGCGGTGGCCGGCGTGGCCGCTCCACCGCATCCCCGACCCCTGGCCGGCGACGCGGGGCGAGCGCGTGGCGCGGGCGGCCGCCGGGGGCGCGGTGTTCCACGCGACGCAGCCGAGCCTCGTGCCCGCCGGCAGGACCGTGGTCAGCTGCTACGACATGATCCCGGCGGCCTTCTGGCCGGAGTACCTCGGCGGGCCGGGCCGCGCGGCGCAGGCCGTCGCCTACCGCCGGTTCGAGCGGCGGCTGCGCCAGGCGACGCTCGTGATCGTGCCCTCCGGCGAGACGGCGGACGACGTCGTGCGGCTGGCCGGCGTGGACCCCGGGCGGGTGCGCGTGGTGCCGCTCGCGGCGCCCCCGGCCGCGGCGCCCGAGGGGCCGGCGCCCGCGGGGCCCTACGTGCTCTACGCGAGCGCGATCGAGCCGCACAAGAACGCGGCGCTGGCGCTCGAGGCGATCGCGGCGACCGACCCGGGCGTGCGCCTCGTCATGACCGGCCCCTGGTCCGCGCGGCGGGCGGCCCGGCTGCGCGGCCACGCCGCGCGGGTGGGCGCGGCGGGGCGGGTGGACTGGCTCGGCCTCGTCCCGGCAGGGCGCCTGGCGGCGCTGCGGGCGGGCGCGGCGGCGGTGCTGGTGCCCTCGCGCAAGGAGGGCTTCGGCCTGCCCGTGCTGGAGGCCATGACCGCCGGCGTGCCGGTGCTCGCGTCCGACACGCCGGCGCTGCGGGAGGTCGGCGGGGCCGCGGCCGAGTACCTGCCGGTCGCCGACCCGGCCCCCTGGGCGCGGGCGATCGCGCGCCTGGCGGGCGACGCGGCGGAGCGGGCGCGCCGCGGCGAGGCCGGCCGGGCGCGCGCCGCGGCCTTCTCGTGGCAGGCCACCGCGCGGGCGGTCGTGGCGGCGCACCGCGAGGCCGCCCGGGGATGA
- a CDS encoding carboxypeptidase-like regulatory domain-containing protein: MKRPRRILIAALTATALVVAVAPSAATEGNLYPYGASIWSTSGQFGATVLPGPEWLVQGPALSPAADVNHWEMNWGCPVPGSEIAVVRFSALRTQAPSSMAIEVTGDRRVLWSEGDAAMPQSPAGGRAYSVGLPGGQCNVHLALRQVERRNQHARGYFIDGPGVLVRDVTAPGVALRALSGGWLNAGSRMRVEWTAADNFGADGMGPQRVVVAGQPRWSGAPGAGDHAVELPLDGLPDGTHAVAVEVDGDGTAGGAAHGTVHIDRTPPSASGATATAPGAPGVVAASWTAADDLSGVAAGALELNAAPDGSTAGAWTQVGPAGGAGPRSVSARAAGIADGLHAWRVRTTDVAGNTGVAAGAAGVVVDTTPPALEVHGGGAGWLRRAEIDLTVTDNLQSELGVGPVEIDVNAAADGGDGGIWLRRAASAGSAGRRVVPIDLSGLAAGRHAVRIVARNGGAFGASLAAERRVVLSVDAVRPSIARLTASAGADGQLAVAWTADDEHSGVAAARLQWRDGDAWRTLAATPSRDGADALSVDASALPPGERALRLVITDRAGNEATRGESVRLAAGATAAGAPDPAARLRSARLRVAVQGARAVRRDGRTLLVRRLTAGGAVRITGTLTDRGGQPIAGADVQARGHRGRVVARALTGARGGFALLARPLAGGPLRIGVPVGRELLPERPGADVRLDVRPRLSVAASATGVAVGGRVLFTGRITPAPRALGYGARKGVVLEWLDPIRRTWRPVVNARVRRDGTFAIPWSFAVGGLTHPMRVTVPTEVGWPLQQARSPVIRVRVS, from the coding sequence GTGAAGCGCCCGCGTCGCATCCTGATCGCCGCCCTGACCGCCACCGCCCTCGTCGTGGCCGTCGCGCCCTCCGCCGCGACGGAGGGCAACCTCTACCCGTACGGCGCCTCGATCTGGTCGACGAGCGGCCAGTTCGGCGCGACGGTGCTCCCCGGGCCCGAGTGGCTGGTGCAGGGCCCCGCGCTGTCCCCCGCCGCCGACGTCAACCACTGGGAGATGAACTGGGGCTGCCCGGTCCCGGGATCGGAGATCGCCGTCGTGCGCTTCAGCGCCCTGCGCACGCAGGCGCCGAGCTCGATGGCGATCGAGGTCACGGGCGACCGCCGCGTCCTCTGGTCCGAGGGCGACGCCGCGATGCCGCAGTCGCCGGCCGGCGGGCGCGCGTACTCGGTCGGCCTGCCCGGCGGCCAGTGCAACGTGCACCTCGCGCTGCGCCAGGTCGAGCGGCGCAACCAGCACGCGCGCGGCTACTTCATCGACGGGCCCGGCGTGCTGGTGCGCGACGTGACCGCCCCGGGCGTCGCGCTGCGCGCGCTGAGCGGCGGCTGGCTCAACGCGGGCTCGCGTATGCGGGTCGAATGGACGGCGGCGGACAACTTCGGCGCGGACGGCATGGGCCCCCAGCGCGTGGTGGTCGCGGGGCAGCCGCGGTGGAGCGGCGCCCCGGGTGCGGGCGACCACGCGGTCGAGCTGCCGCTCGACGGCCTCCCCGACGGCACCCACGCCGTCGCCGTGGAGGTGGACGGCGACGGGACGGCCGGGGGCGCCGCGCACGGCACGGTCCACATCGACCGCACGCCGCCATCGGCGAGCGGCGCCACGGCCACGGCGCCGGGCGCCCCCGGCGTGGTGGCCGCGTCGTGGACGGCCGCCGACGACCTCTCGGGCGTCGCCGCCGGCGCGCTCGAGCTCAACGCGGCGCCCGACGGCTCCACCGCGGGCGCGTGGACCCAGGTCGGCCCCGCCGGCGGCGCCGGCCCGCGATCGGTCAGCGCGCGCGCCGCCGGGATCGCCGACGGCCTCCACGCGTGGCGGGTCCGGACGACCGACGTCGCGGGCAACACCGGCGTGGCGGCCGGCGCGGCGGGGGTGGTCGTCGACACCACCCCGCCGGCGCTCGAGGTCCACGGCGGCGGCGCGGGCTGGTTGCGGCGGGCGGAGATCGATCTGACGGTCACCGACAACCTCCAGTCGGAGCTCGGCGTCGGGCCGGTCGAGATCGACGTGAACGCCGCCGCCGACGGCGGCGATGGCGGCATCTGGCTCCGGCGGGCGGCGTCGGCCGGGTCGGCGGGGCGACGGGTCGTGCCGATCGACCTCTCCGGGCTGGCGGCGGGGCGCCACGCGGTCCGCATCGTCGCCCGCAACGGGGGCGCCTTCGGCGCCTCGCTCGCGGCGGAGCGCCGCGTCGTGCTGAGCGTCGACGCCGTCCGGCCCTCCATCGCGCGGCTCACGGCGTCCGCCGGCGCCGACGGCCAGCTGGCGGTCGCGTGGACCGCCGACGACGAGCACTCCGGCGTGGCGGCCGCCCGGCTGCAGTGGCGCGACGGCGACGCCTGGCGCACGCTGGCCGCGACGCCGAGCCGCGACGGGGCCGACGCGCTGAGCGTGGACGCCTCCGCCCTGCCGCCCGGCGAGCGCGCGCTGCGCCTCGTGATCACGGACCGCGCCGGCAACGAGGCCACCCGCGGCGAGAGCGTCCGCCTCGCGGCCGGCGCGACGGCGGCGGGCGCGCCCGATCCCGCGGCCCGCCTGCGGTCGGCGCGCCTGCGCGTCGCGGTCCAGGGCGCGCGGGCCGTCCGCCGCGACGGCCGCACCCTCCTGGTCCGCCGGCTGACCGCGGGCGGCGCGGTGCGGATCACCGGCACGCTGACCGACCGGGGCGGGCAGCCGATCGCGGGCGCGGACGTGCAGGCCCGCGGCCACCGTGGCCGCGTCGTGGCCCGCGCCCTCACGGGCGCCCGGGGCGGCTTCGCCCTCCTGGCGCGCCCCCTCGCGGGCGGGCCGCTGCGGATCGGGGTGCCCGTCGGCCGCGAGCTGCTGCCGGAGCGGCCGGGCGCCGACGTCCGCCTCGACGTGCGGCCACGCCTGTCCGTGGCCGCCTCGGCGACGGGCGTCGCGGTCGGGGGCCGGGTGCTCTTCACCGGCCGCATCACGCCGGCGCCGCGAGCGCTGGGGTACGGGGCGCGCAAGGGCGTGGTGCTCGAGTGGCTCGACCCCATCCGCCGCACGTGGCGGCCGGTGGTCAACGCCCGCGTCCGCCGCGACGGCACCTTCGCGATCCCGTGGTCGTTCGCCGTCGGCGGGCTCACCCACCCGATGCGCGTCACCGTGCCGACCGAGGTGGGCTGGCCGCTGCAGCAGGCGCGCTCGCCGGTCATCCGGGTGCGCGTGTCCTGA
- a CDS encoding RNA polymerase sigma factor — translation MTDDRTPPPTDDDRRRAACAAMASAPGLIRFASRFTRSLHDAEDAYQRAMEIALTRAPVTEPRRFMAWLHTVLRHEALAVSRARRREGPGAEADVPEAYGDRLEDAVPVDALAEWRERYRAIQDGLAGLTEAQRVCLLFRSAGVSYERIHQITGYSLRKVERSILEGRASLSAWEVRLAEGEACLRLDGAIARVATGEATAKERRTVSRHVRHCGACRAVLRDRRASNEWMAGLVPVALVGGGALSGVPDPTPALAWWDRLAGGATVRAGTAIQTAMELPGTALAKVGAGTAALAVAGVAGAPVVADAVRPAPSRPSAVTVERIAEAPPAPSAATRPAAARSAPAPARAQPRRARPAPTHARARAAVRRAPARRAAPVVAVAAPRAPAPARSHSAHATPPPAPAPPAAPSPSAVALEFGP, via the coding sequence ATGACCGACGACCGCACACCGCCACCCACCGACGACGACCGCCGCCGCGCCGCCTGCGCCGCGATGGCCTCCGCGCCGGGCCTGATCCGCTTCGCCAGCCGCTTCACGCGCTCGCTGCACGACGCCGAGGACGCGTACCAGCGCGCGATGGAGATCGCCCTCACGCGGGCGCCGGTCACCGAGCCCCGCCGCTTCATGGCGTGGCTCCACACGGTGCTGCGCCACGAGGCGCTGGCGGTGAGCCGGGCGCGGCGGCGCGAGGGCCCCGGCGCCGAGGCGGACGTCCCCGAGGCCTACGGGGACCGCCTGGAGGACGCCGTGCCGGTGGACGCGCTCGCGGAGTGGCGGGAGCGGTACCGCGCGATCCAGGACGGCCTGGCCGGGCTCACGGAGGCGCAGCGGGTCTGCCTGCTCTTCCGCAGCGCCGGCGTCAGCTACGAGCGCATCCACCAGATCACGGGCTACTCGCTGCGCAAGGTCGAGCGCTCGATCCTCGAGGGGCGGGCGAGCCTGTCGGCCTGGGAGGTGCGGCTCGCCGAGGGCGAGGCCTGCCTGCGGCTGGACGGCGCGATCGCCCGGGTGGCGACCGGCGAGGCGACCGCCAAGGAGCGCCGGACGGTGTCGCGCCACGTGCGCCACTGCGGCGCCTGCCGCGCCGTCCTGCGCGACCGCCGGGCGTCGAACGAGTGGATGGCGGGCCTGGTGCCGGTCGCGCTGGTCGGCGGGGGCGCGCTCTCCGGCGTGCCCGACCCGACGCCCGCGCTCGCCTGGTGGGACCGGCTCGCCGGCGGCGCCACCGTGCGGGCGGGCACCGCCATCCAGACCGCCATGGAGCTGCCGGGCACCGCGCTGGCCAAGGTCGGGGCGGGCACGGCCGCGCTCGCGGTCGCGGGCGTGGCCGGGGCCCCGGTCGTCGCGGACGCCGTGCGCCCGGCGCCCTCGCGACCGTCCGCCGTGACGGTGGAGCGGATCGCCGAGGCCCCGCCCGCTCCGTCGGCGGCGACGCGGCCCGCCGCCGCCCGGAGCGCCCCGGCGCCCGCCCGGGCGCAGCCCCGGCGGGCGCGGCCGGCGCCGACCCACGCGCGCGCGCGGGCCGCCGTCCGCAGGGCGCCCGCCCGGCGCGCCGCGCCCGTGGTCGCCGTCGCGGCACCGCGCGCGCCGGCGCCGGCCCGCTCGCATTCGGCACACGCGACGCCCCCGCCGGCGCCCGCGCCGCCTGCCGCACCCTCACCGTCAGCCGTCGCCCTGGAGTTCGGACCGTGA
- a CDS encoding acyl-CoA thioesterase: MPPHVHTARFRVVMSEVDVAQIHFTAVHRWMDRGLCEWLAEVGHPFVDLLETGPGIPIVETRCTFEGRIMLDDVIDQRTSLGGVGRTSFRSRHAFTRAGEPMARAELVHVCVDRATREPVPVPGWLRQLAEPDG; the protein is encoded by the coding sequence GTGCCGCCGCACGTCCACACCGCGCGCTTCCGCGTCGTGATGTCCGAGGTCGACGTGGCCCAGATCCACTTCACGGCCGTCCACCGCTGGATGGACCGGGGCCTCTGCGAATGGCTGGCCGAGGTCGGCCACCCCTTCGTGGACCTCCTCGAGACGGGGCCCGGGATCCCCATCGTCGAGACGCGCTGCACCTTCGAGGGGCGGATCATGCTCGACGACGTGATCGACCAGCGGACCTCGCTCGGCGGGGTGGGGCGCACGTCGTTCCGCAGCCGCCACGCGTTCACACGCGCCGGCGAGCCGATGGCGCGCGCGGAGCTCGTGCACGTCTGCGTCGACCGCGCGACGCGCGAGCCGGTGCCCGTGCCCGGCTGGCTGCGCCAGCTCGCCGAGCCGGACGGATAG
- a CDS encoding glycosyltransferase family 4 protein, translated as MDGRMARRRKTGIGTYIHELRHEMETKPVSDLRVEWVSGPPGLPRLGRITSWGNLLLDVLWLHVLLPLIAWRRRAAVLHAPVTWGPWWSPCPTVVTMHDLAWERVPDAFPEGFRRYARFFARRSLRTATRVIAVSESTSRDLQELYGLSPERLRVVPNGVYPDTRPPGPREPIVLSVGIREPRKRIGVLIEGHARYYAAAPADPPPCRLLVVGGPGGDEEHVRAAAGPACEIRDFVRREELLDLYRRATLLAYPSAYEGFGLPVVEAMAHGCPVLCARNSSLVEIGGRTALFLDEDRVTPEGIAEALAEALSDRAALRERGEAGREEAARYSWPASATATRDVYRQAVRR; from the coding sequence GTGGACGGGCGCATGGCGCGGCGCCGCAAGACCGGCATCGGCACCTACATCCACGAGCTGCGGCACGAGATGGAGACGAAGCCGGTCTCGGACCTGCGCGTCGAGTGGGTCTCGGGTCCCCCCGGGCTGCCGCGGCTCGGCCGGATCACCTCGTGGGGCAACCTGCTGCTCGACGTGCTCTGGCTGCACGTCCTGCTGCCGCTGATCGCCTGGCGCCGGCGCGCCGCCGTGCTGCACGCGCCGGTCACGTGGGGCCCGTGGTGGAGCCCCTGCCCGACGGTGGTCACGATGCACGACCTGGCGTGGGAGCGCGTGCCCGATGCCTTTCCGGAGGGCTTCCGCAGGTACGCGAGGTTCTTCGCGCGGCGCTCGCTGCGCACGGCGACGCGGGTGATCGCGGTGTCGGAGTCGACGTCGCGCGACCTCCAGGAGCTCTACGGCCTCTCGCCCGAGCGGCTGCGCGTGGTCCCGAACGGCGTCTACCCGGACACGCGCCCGCCCGGGCCGCGGGAGCCGATCGTGTTGAGCGTGGGCATCCGCGAGCCGCGCAAGCGGATCGGGGTGCTCATCGAGGGGCACGCGCGCTACTACGCCGCGGCCCCCGCCGACCCGCCGCCCTGCCGCCTCCTGGTGGTCGGCGGACCCGGCGGGGACGAGGAGCACGTCCGCGCGGCGGCCGGGCCGGCGTGCGAGATCCGCGACTTCGTGCGCCGCGAGGAGCTCCTCGACCTCTACCGGCGGGCGACGCTGCTGGCCTACCCGTCGGCGTACGAGGGCTTCGGTCTGCCGGTGGTCGAGGCGATGGCGCACGGCTGCCCGGTGCTCTGCGCGCGCAACTCCTCGCTGGTCGAGATCGGCGGGCGCACGGCGCTCTTCCTCGACGAGGACCGGGTCACGCCGGAGGGGATCGCCGAGGCGCTGGCGGAGGCGCTCTCGGACCGCGCGGCGCTGCGCGAGCGCGGCGAGGCGGGCCGCGAGGAGGCGGCGCGGTACTCCTGGCCGGCGTCGGCGACCGCGACCCGCGACGTCTACCGGCAGGCCGTGCGCAGGTGA
- a CDS encoding class I SAM-dependent methyltransferase: protein MSGGRRTPAWARLMLHSHRLGWRWIARAARARRGGGHVRGALYRVLVPLEPWRFHELGRVADERFCGACLDVSSPKLLASLLNAEGQGRWTGIDLLEDEIELWRALDPALDLRVADARRLPFADAAFDAVACVSVIEHIPGDGDVRAMAEIWRVLRPGGVLHLTTNVAARPAEVRTPRPVYAAAGAATPAEGDADDGRAGAFFERRYGPATLDARLLGLPWREEAREYVRERRPVHARFFGARPLSFLAGNLLPLVAARNVIPIGGPAEVGGAPFGVVYLRLRKPD, encoded by the coding sequence GTGAGCGGCGGCCGGCGCACGCCGGCCTGGGCGCGGCTGATGCTCCACAGCCACCGGCTCGGCTGGCGGTGGATCGCACGGGCGGCCCGGGCGCGGCGCGGCGGCGGGCACGTGCGCGGCGCGCTCTATCGCGTGCTCGTGCCGCTCGAGCCCTGGCGCTTCCACGAGCTCGGCCGGGTCGCGGACGAGCGCTTCTGCGGCGCGTGCCTCGACGTGTCGAGCCCGAAGCTGCTGGCGAGCCTCCTGAACGCGGAGGGCCAGGGGCGCTGGACGGGGATCGACCTCCTGGAGGACGAGATCGAGCTGTGGCGGGCGCTCGACCCGGCGCTCGACCTGCGGGTCGCCGACGCCCGCCGGCTGCCGTTCGCGGACGCCGCGTTCGACGCGGTGGCGTGCGTCTCGGTGATCGAGCACATCCCTGGCGACGGCGACGTCCGCGCGATGGCGGAGATCTGGCGCGTGCTGCGCCCGGGCGGCGTCCTGCACCTCACGACGAACGTCGCGGCCCGGCCGGCGGAGGTGCGCACGCCCCGCCCGGTCTACGCCGCGGCGGGGGCGGCGACCCCGGCGGAGGGCGACGCCGACGACGGGCGCGCGGGCGCCTTCTTCGAGCGTCGCTACGGCCCGGCGACCCTGGACGCCCGGCTGCTGGGGCTGCCCTGGCGGGAGGAGGCCCGCGAGTACGTCCGCGAGCGGCGCCCGGTGCACGCGCGGTTCTTCGGGGCGCGCCCGCTCTCGTTCCTCGCCGGCAACCTGCTGCCGCTGGTGGCGGCGCGCAACGTCATCCCGATCGGGGGACCGGCGGAGGTCGGCGGCGCTCCGTTCGGTGTCGTCTACCTGCGATTGCGCAAGCCCGACTGA